The stretch of DNA CCACCCTCTTCGCGCCTCTCGCGCCGATCACGCATGAGCGTCGATTCGAAACCTTCCGCAGCGCCCGAAGATGCCCGAGCTCAGACCGTGGCTGCCGGCGCCTGGCCGGGCCGCGCCAGCGAGCCGCTGGTGCTCCGTGGCGACCTGCGCAGGAGCCTGCAATGGCTCGGCCGCGGGCTGCTCGACTGGCTTCCGCTCTACGTGGCGCTGTTCGTCTACGACGAGATCAACAACTGGCTCGGGCCCCTGCTGCCGCCGCCTCATGCCCGGTCCCTGATCCACTTCGATCAATGGCTGTTCGGCGGCGCCGTCCCCGCGGTCTGGCTGCAGCGCGCCTTCTACACGGATGGGCAGCCGCGAGCGTGGGACTGGGCGGCGCTTGCGATCTACTGCTCCCACTTCTTCGTGACGCTGCTGTGCGCGCTGGTGCTGTGGCTCCGCTCGCGTCCCGCCTACCTCCGCTACATGAGCTGGGTGGTCGCGTTGACCACCCTCGGCTTCGCCACCTACATCGCGCTGCCGGCGGTGCCGCCGTGGCTGGCCAGCCAGCGCGGCCTGCTCGCGCCCACCCACCGGATCGTCCGCGAGCTCTGGCAGCACCTGGGATGGAGCGGGATGGCCGCGCTGTTCTCGGGCTCGAACCTCTATGCGAACGACGTGGCGGCGCTGCCCTCGCTCCATGCCGCCTATCCGCTGCTGATGGCGATCTTCCTGTGGAGGACGAGCCGGCCGTGGGCTCGCGCGGCGCTCGCGGCCTACGCGCTGGTGATGCCGGTGGTGCTGATCTACTTCGCCGAGCACTACGCGCTCGACATCCTGCTCGGCTGGCTCTATGTCGGCGTGAGCCTGCTGCTGGTCCGCCGACTCTGGCGGCTCCTGGCGCGGCGCGAGGCGGCCTGACTGGAGAGCGTGTTGCCGGGCGTGGCAAGATGGAGCGCGTGATGACCTCGCGTCCGTTGATTGCGGTGTTCGGCAGCAGCACCGCCCGCCCTATCGATCCCTCCTATGCCCTGGCCCTCGAGCTGGGTCGCGCCATCGGACGCGCCGGCGCCGACGTGATGACCGGCGGCTATGGCGGCACCATGGAAGCCTGCTCGCGCGGCGCTCACGAGACCGGCGGGCACGTGGTGGGCGTCACGGTCGAGCTGTTCGAGAAGCGGGGGCCGGTGAATCCTTACGTGATCGAGCGCGTTCACACTCCGGACCTGTACGAGCGACTGCGCCACCTGCTCGATCGAGCCATGGGTTTCGTGGTGTTGCCCGGCAGCCTCGGCACCCTGAACGAGCTGTTCCTCACCTGGACGATGGTCAGCGTCGGGGGCAGGCGCCGCGAGCCGATCGTGCTGCTCGGCGAGCACTGGCCGCAATTCATCGCCGCGCTGCGCCATCCCGACATGGTGACGCCGTCATTGTTCGAATTCGTCCAGATCGCGAGCGGTCCCGACGACGCGGTGCGGCGCGTGCTCGAGGGTGCGACCGCCACGGCCCCGCATCCCGAGGCCTCGCGCGGATGAATCCGACCGCGGTCCAGCGCGATCCGCTGCTCGAACTGCGCGAGGAATTCCCGAGTCTCGAGCACACGCTGCACTTCGCCTCGCACACGCTGGGTGCGATGCCGCGCGGCGTGGACGAGGCGTTGCGCCGCTATGCGAACACCTGGCGCGTGCGCGGCATTCGCGCCTGGGATGAGGGGTGGTTCGCGATGCCCACCGAGGTCGGCAACCTGCTCGCCGGGCTGTTCAACGGCGAGCCGGGCTCGGTCGCCATGTTCGAGAACGTCACCATCGCCGAAGCGGTGGGGCTGTCGGCGATCGATTTTCGCGCGCCTCGCAACCGACTGGTGTGCGGCGCCGAGGACTTTCCCTCGTTGCTCTATCTCTACGAGGGCCTGACCCGCCGCGGCGCCGAACTGGTGCGCGTGCCGAGCCGCCAGGACCGCCGTATGGACGAGCGCGACATCATCGCGGCCATCGACGAGCGAACCGCGGTGGTGGCGCTCTCGCACGTGATGTTCCGCAGCTCGCAGGTCCTCGATCTCGCTCCGATCGCGGCGCGAGCCCGCCAGGCCGGCGCGCTGACCATGATCGACGCCTATCAGGCGATCGGCACCGTGCCGCTCGACGTCCGCGCGGTCGGCATCGACCTGCTGGCGGGCGGCTCGGTGAAGTGGCTGTGCGGGGGCCCCGGAGCCGGCTACCTCTACGTGAGCCCGCGCGTCGCCCCGAAGCTCGAGCCGGCGCTGACCGGCTGGATGGCGCACGAAAACCCGTTCGCGTTCGACTCGGGGCCCACGCGTCGCGATGCCGGCGCGCGCCGCTTCTGGACCGGCACGCCCGGCATTCCCGCGTTCGCCGCGGCGCGCGAGGGCTACGCGATCGTCGCCCGCGCCGGGATCTCGGCGATTCGGGAGAAATCGTTGCGGCTGACCGGGCGCATGATCGCGCTGGCCGACGAGATGGGTTTCAAGGTCGGCTCGCCGCGCGAGCCCGTGCGGCGAGGCGGCACCGTGGTGCTCGACATTCCCGACG from Candidatus Sulfotelmatobacter sp. encodes:
- a CDS encoding phosphatase PAP2 family protein, which translates into the protein MSVDSKPSAAPEDARAQTVAAGAWPGRASEPLVLRGDLRRSLQWLGRGLLDWLPLYVALFVYDEINNWLGPLLPPPHARSLIHFDQWLFGGAVPAVWLQRAFYTDGQPRAWDWAALAIYCSHFFVTLLCALVLWLRSRPAYLRYMSWVVALTTLGFATYIALPAVPPWLASQRGLLAPTHRIVRELWQHLGWSGMAALFSGSNLYANDVAALPSLHAAYPLLMAIFLWRTSRPWARAALAAYALVMPVVLIYFAEHYALDILLGWLYVGVSLLLVRRLWRLLARREAA
- a CDS encoding LOG family protein gives rise to the protein MTSRPLIAVFGSSTARPIDPSYALALELGRAIGRAGADVMTGGYGGTMEACSRGAHETGGHVVGVTVELFEKRGPVNPYVIERVHTPDLYERLRHLLDRAMGFVVLPGSLGTLNELFLTWTMVSVGGRRREPIVLLGEHWPQFIAALRHPDMVTPSLFEFVQIASGPDDAVRRVLEGATATAPHPEASRG
- a CDS encoding aminotransferase class V-fold PLP-dependent enzyme; the protein is MNPTAVQRDPLLELREEFPSLEHTLHFASHTLGAMPRGVDEALRRYANTWRVRGIRAWDEGWFAMPTEVGNLLAGLFNGEPGSVAMFENVTIAEAVGLSAIDFRAPRNRLVCGAEDFPSLLYLYEGLTRRGAELVRVPSRQDRRMDERDIIAAIDERTAVVALSHVMFRSSQVLDLAPIAARARQAGALTMIDAYQAIGTVPLDVRAVGIDLLAGGSVKWLCGGPGAGYLYVSPRVAPKLEPALTGWMAHENPFAFDSGPTRRDAGARRFWTGTPGIPAFAAAREGYAIVARAGISAIREKSLRLTGRMIALADEMGFKVGSPREPVRRGGTVVLDIPDAERVCHALLAEDVLLDFRPGVGLRLAPHFYTRDDEVEEVMRRVRAHLNREAS